The DNA region GGCCTCATGTATCCTTTTGAAAGCCGTGAAAATCCCTTGTGCAAGTTCAGGTCGTACAAAACCTTTATTAGACTCGTAGGGGCCAATTCTTGTCTCAAATAGTAAATTGAAAGCCTTTACTTCACTCAGCTCACCACCGCATATTGGACATCGAATATCATGATCCCTCAGGAGCTTCGTTAAATCACTAGGTGCCAGGCCTTCCACACTAATTCCAAGTTTATCCTCAACTAGATGGTCAGCCCTGAATTTCCTACCACACTTTAGACACTCAACTATGGGATCTGTGAAACTTTCAACATGACCTGATGCCTCATATACTTTCGAGGGTCCGATTATAGGTGTCTCAACTTCTACTACTATATGCTGGTGTCTCCGGACGAACATTTCTCTCCATTTACTGATAATGCTCTGCTTTAACATTATTCCATAGGGGCCAAGATCATAGAAGCCTGCTACTCCACCGTAGATTTCGTATGAAGGCCAGAGATACCCCCTTCTCTTAGCTAGATCCATTAGTCTTTCATATTTGTCTGTTTCTACCTCTGCCAAACCTACCAACCCTAGATTGCTTCGAGTTTGTATAGGATTATAAATAAAGAGATTAATCCACTTTACTATTGGTGTAATGTCGTTGAAGTCCCTGTTTATAGCCGAATCGCCAGAGGCTTTCGGTGGTTATAGACCGGAAAAAAAGAAAACTCCATATAGCCTCATAGGATTCCCATTTGACTCGACCTCGTCTTTCAGGGCTGGACAGAGATTCGGACCCAACGCTGTTAGAACTGCTTCACGGTATATAGAGTTCAACAGCCTTAGAGCAGGAGTGGATGTGGATGAAATTGGGGGAGTATTCGATGAGGGAGACGTGGCTATAGTTCACGGAGACCCTCGTGAAACTGTGAGAAGAGTTGAAGAAATCTATAAGGAAATATTTGCAAGTGAAAACAGTCGTATTCCCATACTTATCGGGGGAGAACACTTAGGATCTCTAGGTGCTTTATCTGCGTTCAGAATAATTAATCCATGCTTGATCTGGATAGATGCGCATATGGATTTACGGGAGGATTATCTGGGATGCAAGTACAGTCATGCCAGTGTAGTTCGAAGATTAAACGAAAAGTATGGTGGCAATATTAGATTATTCTACATTGGTGTGAGGGGGTTCTCTGAAGAAGAACACGATTATGCAGAGAATAAAGGGTATGATATTGTAACTAGTCTTGAAGCGTTTAGAATAGGAGAAGACATGCTGGCATTAAAACTTAAGAAATTCTTGGCTGGCTGCAACCATTATTATATAAGCATAGATATGGATGCCTTCGATCCTTCTTATGCACCAGCCGTTGGGAACCCGGAACCAGAAGGCTTGACCCCTTCACTTATCCTAGATGTGCTCTGGAAAATAATAGATAACAGGCTAGTTGGTTTCGACATTATGGAAACCAGTCCTGTATACGACCTCAGCGGGATTACAGGAATATTAGCGAGTAAGCTTGTCGTAGAACTTGTAGCAATGCATTATGCAAAAAGCGGTAGAGAAAAATAATTCGCGTGTCTACACTGCTCTAAAAAGTATTTTTCCAGCTCTTTTTAGTTTGAACAATCCCCTAAACCCGCAGTTAGGGCACATTAGACTAGGTAATAATTCGATTTCACTCTTTTTCACTATTGCACCGCAGTTAGGGCACAAGTATTCAATATCTCCTTCATCCGGCTCAAAGTATCTTTCCACAGACCGACACCTAGAAAGGGAGTTTATGCTTCAAAGGATAAATATTTATTTTTTCCAGGCTCTATTGGTTAACAACGGATCACGTATACTCTACGTGTAAAACATGTATGGGTGTAAGAAAAACCATGAGTGAATTTGATTCTCTATGCGGAGGGTTACCCCCCGAACTCTGCGAGCAACTTGTAACCGAGCAACAGGAAATTAGGATTCGACTGGAAAGAAGGCGTTTTGGTAAAGAAGTAACAATAATAGACGGCTTAAACGAGAAAGAAGTCAACCTGAAAAAACTAGCATCAGAACTGAAAAGAAAACT from Candidatus Tiamatella incendiivivens includes:
- the glyS gene encoding glycine--tRNA ligase, whose translation is MAEVETDKYERLMDLAKRRGYLWPSYEIYGGVAGFYDLGPYGIMLKQSIISKWREMFVRRHQHIVVEVETPIIGPSKVYEASGHVESFTDPIVECLKCGRKFRADHLVEDKLGISVEGLAPSDLTKLLRDHDIRCPICGGELSEVKAFNLLFETRIGPYESNKGFVRPELAQGIFTAFKRIHEAMRNRLPIGIAQIGKVGRNEISPRQGVIRLREFTLMEMEFFIDPREEECP
- the speB gene encoding agmatinase → MKSLFIAESPEAFGGYRPEKKKTPYSLIGFPFDSTSSFRAGQRFGPNAVRTASRYIEFNSLRAGVDVDEIGGVFDEGDVAIVHGDPRETVRRVEEIYKEIFASENSRIPILIGGEHLGSLGALSAFRIINPCLIWIDAHMDLREDYLGCKYSHASVVRRLNEKYGGNIRLFYIGVRGFSEEEHDYAENKGYDIVTSLEAFRIGEDMLALKLKKFLAGCNHYYISIDMDAFDPSYAPAVGNPEPEGLTPSLILDVLWKIIDNRLVGFDIMETSPVYDLSGITGILASKLVVELVAMHYAKSGREK
- the yciH gene encoding stress response translation initiation inhibitor YciH translates to MSEFDSLCGGLPPELCEQLVTEQQEIRIRLERRRFGKEVTIIDGLNEKEVNLKKLASELKRKLATGGTAKDGRIELQGDHRDRVKGILVEMGFPADNITVIE